The Girardinichthys multiradiatus isolate DD_20200921_A chromosome 24, DD_fGirMul_XY1, whole genome shotgun sequence genome has a window encoding:
- the ftcd gene encoding formimidoyltransferase-cyclodeaminase, with amino-acid sequence MAQLVECVPNFSEGRDKQVIDAISAAIAETPGCSLLDVDPGASTNRTVYTFVGPPEAVVEGALNSAQRAFSLINMSKHSGEHPRTGALDVCPFIPVQNVSMDECVHCANEFGRRLAEMLNVPVYLYGEAARSESRRSLPSVRSGEYEALPEKLKREEWAPDFGPALFVPSWGATVTGARKFLIAYNMNLIGTKEQAHRIALDIREQGRGKDQPGLLKKVQGMGWYLEEANLAQVSTNIMDFEVTPLHAVYEEICRDAEELKLPVVGSQIVGLIPLKALLDSADFYIKRDQLFIIEEEHKVRLVISKLGLDSLGPFHPKERIIEYMVKSQEEGGLISLSLQQFVHSVGARTAAPGGGSVSAAIAALGAALGAMVGQMTYGKRQFDNLDGVMRRLIPQFHQAMNELLHMVDADSSAFNNYMVALKMPKKTAEEIKRREAAMQEGLKQAVGVPLALAEKISVLWSSLKQMVLYGNIGCKSDAQVAAKALETAVYGAYYNVLINLKDISDEAFKVATQRRVSELLQEAKDSVTTILDAAEKRT; translated from the exons ATGGCTCAGCTAGTGGAGTGTGTTCCTAACTTCTCCGAGGGTCGAGACAAACAG GTGATTGATGCCATCTCTGCAGCCATCGCAGAGACCCCGGGCTGCAGCCTGCTGGACGTTGACCCAGGGGCCTCCACCAACCGGACCGTATACACCTTCGTGGGTCCTCCAGAGGCGGTGGTGGAGGGGGCGCTGAACTCAGCCCAGCGGGCCTTCAGCCTAATCAACATGAGCAAACACTCAG GTGAACATCCACGGACCGGAGCGCTGGACGTCTGTCCCTTCATCCCTGTCCAGAACGTCAGCATGGACGAATGCGTCCACTGTGCCAACGAGTTTGGACGAAGACTGGCAGAGATGCTGAATGTTCCTG TGTATCTTTATGGAGAAGCAGCCCGGTCCGAATCGAGGAGGAGTCTGCCATCGGTCCGATCTGGAGAGTACGAAGCTTTACCTGAGAAG CTGAAACGTGAGGAGTGGGCCCCTGACTTTGGCCCCGCCCTCTTCGTACCATCATGGGGCGCCACGGTAACCGGAGCTCGCAAGTTCCTGATCGCGTACAACATGAATCTGATCGGCACCAAGGAACAGGCCCATCGTATCGCCCTGGACATCCGCGAGCAGGGCCGAGGGAAGGACCAG CCAGGACTCCTCAAGAAGGTTCAGGGGATGGGCTGGTACCTGGAGGAGGCCAACCTTGCTCAGGTGTCCACCAACATCATGGACTTTGAGGTGACGCCGCTCCACGCTGTATACGAGGAGATCTGCAGGGACGCTGAG GAGCTGAAGCTGCCCGTGGTCGGCTCTCAGATCGTTGGTTTGATCCCTCTGAAGGCTCTGCTGGACTCTGCTGACTTCTACATCAAAAGAGACCAGCTCTTCATCATCGAAGAGGAGCACAAAGTCCGCCTG GTGATCAGTAAACTGGGCCTGGATTCACTCGGCCCGTTCCATCCAAAGGAGAGAATCATAGA GTACATGGTGAAGTCACAGGAAGAGGGCGGGCTTATATCTCTGTCTCTGCAGCAGTTTGTTCACAGCGTTGGAGCTCGAACTGCAGCTCCAGGTGGAGGATCCGTTTCTGCAGCCATCGCCGCTCTG GGGGCAGCACTAGGCGCCATGGTGGGACAGATGACCTACGGAAAGAGACAGTTTGACAACCTGGACGGCGTGATGAGGAGGCTGATTCCTCAGTTTCATCAGGCCATGAATGAGCTGCTGCACATGGTGGATGCTGACTCCTCCGCCTTCAACAACTACATG GTGGCGCTGAAAATGCCAAAGAAGACTGCAGAGGAAATAAAAAG AAGAGAAGCTGCAATGCAGGAAGGTCTGAAGCAGGCTGTGGGTGTCCCGTTGGCTTTGGCTGAGAAGATCAGCGTCCTCTGGTCATCTCTTAAACAGATGGTCCTGTATGGAAATATTGGCTGCAAGTCGGACGCTCAG GTTGCAGCTAAAGCCCTGGAAACAGCCGTTTATGGAGCCTACTATAATGTCCTGATCAACCTCAAAGACATCTCAGACGAAGCCTTCAAAGTGGCC ACGCAGAGAAGAGTTtctgagctgctgcaggaagccAAAGACAGTGTGACCACCATCCTGGATGCTGCTGAGAAGAGAACCTGA